The proteins below are encoded in one region of Micromonospora pisi:
- a CDS encoding carbohydrate ABC transporter permease: MTTETLRRPPPGSADPAGSGRNRPRYRRHRPGIAYLFLSPWVLGALLLTLGPMLASLYLSFTDYDLFTTPNWVGLENYRKLFTDDPRFLASAKVTATYVLISVPLKLAAALAVAMLLNNARRGQGFYRSAFYAPSLLGTGVAIALAWRALFTDDGVVDSLTGQVGWDTGGWINEPDYAIYVLIILAIWQFGAPMVIFLAGLKQVPQELYDAAAVDGSGRWRTFRSVTLPMLSPIILFNLVLETIHAFQAFTPAFIVSGGRGGPSNSTLFYTLYLYERGFSQFRMGYASAMAWILLLTVAAITALFFGTSRRWVFYAGENK, from the coding sequence ATGACGACTGAGACACTTCGCCGGCCACCCCCGGGATCCGCCGACCCGGCCGGATCAGGCCGGAACCGACCCCGCTACCGCCGTCACCGGCCGGGGATCGCGTACCTCTTCCTCTCTCCCTGGGTCCTCGGTGCGCTGCTGCTCACCCTGGGCCCGATGCTCGCCTCGCTCTACCTCTCGTTCACCGACTACGACCTGTTCACCACCCCGAACTGGGTCGGGCTGGAGAACTACCGGAAGCTCTTCACCGACGACCCCCGGTTCCTCGCCTCGGCCAAGGTGACCGCGACGTACGTGCTGATCTCCGTACCGTTGAAGCTGGCCGCCGCCCTCGCGGTGGCGATGCTGCTCAACAACGCCCGACGCGGACAGGGTTTCTACCGGTCGGCCTTCTACGCCCCCTCGCTGCTCGGCACCGGGGTGGCGATCGCGCTGGCCTGGCGGGCGCTGTTCACCGACGACGGCGTCGTCGACTCGCTCACCGGCCAGGTCGGCTGGGACACCGGCGGCTGGATCAACGAGCCCGACTACGCGATCTACGTGCTGATCATCCTGGCGATCTGGCAGTTCGGCGCCCCGATGGTGATCTTCCTGGCCGGACTGAAGCAGGTCCCGCAGGAGCTGTACGACGCCGCGGCGGTCGACGGCTCCGGTCGCTGGCGCACCTTCCGCTCGGTGACCCTGCCGATGCTCTCCCCGATCATCCTGTTCAACCTGGTGCTGGAGACCATCCACGCGTTCCAGGCGTTCACCCCCGCCTTCATCGTCAGCGGTGGTCGGGGCGGACCGAGCAACTCCACCCTCTTCTACACGCTCTATCTCTACGAGCGCGGCTTCTCCCAGTTCCGGATGGGCTACGCCTCGGCGATGGCCTGGATCCTGCTGCTCACCGTCGCCGCGATCACCGCGCTCTTCTTCGGCACCTCCCGCCGTTGGGTCTTCTACGCCGGGGAGAACAAATGA
- a CDS encoding TRAP transporter permease, whose protein sequence is MPEGQAPVPPTAKAERDDSTRPSTVEQTTGTGTDERHRPVRPDRLDAPALPGEPTDLPAVGYDDEERPARVLTGPAATVVATVAFVVALLVLAQVFRPLAQGSQFYLIIFLAGVLPLVFLAYRSGLRWPARLRPRGAAPTDPDQPDQPDQPDQPDQPAPTRHDRPTVGDWLLAGLALLVCLYPVLPIPIAGAGGGYDAFLDRQGLLAPTDVLLGAVLLVLLIEACRRTTGWVLPVVCLLFLGYGYYGGLLPQHWAVAHAGLDFAQIVDALYNSGSGFYGTPLDVAATYIVLFTIYGAVLDLSGAGRFFVDLSVAAFRRSRSAAGRTAVAAGFLLGTVSGSGTATAVSVGAVSWPILRRAGYPAEQAGGMLAAAGVGAILSPPTLGAAAFIVAEYLGVSYLTVLGWAMIPTLLYYLGILLAVEIDARRFGVRAVEVVAGSPGRLLLRFGYHFSSLIMIVVLLAVGVSATRSVVYATALAFALSFLDRRGWLTPGRLFTALVNGVRGVLPVAAVCGAAGIITATTTKTGLGAQFAGLLVRAAETLADRPAVVLALTVVFAAVALALLGLAVPVTASFIIGWVIIGPALLALGVPAPAAAMFVFYYSVLSEVTPPTALAAVGAAAITGGRTVATMWQALKYALPAFLAPIAFVLTGPGEYLLGRGPALGVLWTGLVACAGIAALATATGGWVLGVGPVSRPGRILAVLAGLLLLYLHPISILAGGGLLAVTVVLALARRRADHQAADGGAVRSTARSTLRSDRSPRKKESS, encoded by the coding sequence ATGCCCGAGGGTCAGGCCCCTGTTCCACCAACGGCCAAGGCCGAGCGGGACGATTCCACCCGACCGTCGACGGTGGAGCAAACCACCGGCACCGGGACGGACGAACGTCACCGACCGGTGCGACCGGACAGGCTCGACGCGCCGGCCCTACCCGGCGAACCGACCGACCTCCCGGCGGTCGGCTACGACGACGAGGAACGGCCTGCCCGCGTACTGACCGGACCAGCCGCCACCGTGGTCGCCACAGTGGCGTTCGTCGTCGCACTGCTCGTCCTCGCGCAGGTGTTCCGGCCACTGGCCCAGGGCAGCCAGTTCTATCTGATCATCTTCCTCGCGGGCGTACTCCCGCTGGTCTTCCTCGCCTACCGGTCCGGCCTGCGGTGGCCGGCGCGGCTGCGCCCGCGCGGTGCCGCGCCCACCGACCCGGACCAGCCGGACCAGCCGGACCAGCCGGACCAGCCGGACCAGCCCGCGCCCACCCGGCACGACCGGCCCACCGTCGGCGACTGGCTGCTCGCCGGGCTCGCCCTGCTGGTCTGCCTCTACCCGGTGCTGCCGATCCCGATCGCCGGCGCCGGCGGCGGCTACGACGCCTTCCTCGACCGGCAGGGCCTGCTCGCCCCGACCGACGTGCTGCTCGGCGCGGTGCTGCTGGTCCTGCTGATCGAGGCCTGCCGCCGGACCACCGGCTGGGTGCTGCCCGTCGTCTGCCTGCTCTTCCTCGGCTACGGCTACTACGGCGGCCTGCTGCCGCAGCACTGGGCGGTCGCCCACGCCGGGCTCGACTTCGCCCAGATCGTCGACGCGCTCTACAACTCCGGCAGCGGCTTCTACGGCACCCCGCTCGACGTCGCCGCCACCTACATCGTGCTCTTCACCATCTACGGCGCGGTCCTCGACCTCTCCGGGGCCGGCCGCTTCTTCGTCGACCTCTCGGTCGCCGCGTTCCGCCGCTCCCGCAGCGCCGCCGGCCGCACCGCCGTCGCCGCCGGCTTCCTCCTCGGCACCGTCTCCGGCTCCGGCACCGCCACCGCGGTCAGCGTCGGCGCGGTCAGCTGGCCGATCCTGCGTCGCGCCGGCTACCCGGCCGAACAGGCCGGCGGCATGCTCGCCGCGGCCGGTGTCGGCGCCATCCTCTCCCCGCCCACCCTCGGCGCCGCCGCGTTCATCGTCGCCGAATACCTCGGCGTCTCCTACCTGACCGTGCTCGGCTGGGCGATGATCCCGACCCTGCTCTACTACCTCGGTATCCTGCTCGCGGTCGAGATCGACGCCCGCCGCTTCGGGGTTCGCGCGGTCGAGGTCGTCGCCGGTTCACCGGGCCGGCTGCTGCTCCGCTTCGGCTACCACTTCTCCTCACTGATCATGATCGTGGTGCTGCTCGCGGTCGGGGTCAGCGCCACCCGTTCGGTCGTCTACGCCACCGCGCTCGCGTTCGCGCTCTCCTTCCTCGACCGCCGAGGCTGGCTCACCCCCGGCCGTCTCTTCACCGCGCTGGTCAACGGCGTACGCGGTGTCCTCCCGGTCGCCGCCGTCTGCGGCGCCGCCGGCATCATCACCGCCACCACCACCAAGACCGGTCTCGGCGCCCAGTTCGCCGGACTCCTGGTCCGCGCCGCCGAGACGCTCGCCGACCGGCCCGCGGTCGTGCTCGCGCTCACCGTCGTCTTCGCCGCCGTCGCACTCGCGCTGCTCGGGCTCGCCGTACCGGTGACCGCCTCGTTCATCATCGGCTGGGTCATCATCGGACCGGCGCTGCTCGCGCTCGGCGTACCGGCCCCGGCCGCGGCGATGTTCGTCTTCTACTACTCGGTCCTCTCCGAGGTCACCCCGCCGACCGCGCTCGCCGCCGTCGGAGCCGCCGCGATCACCGGAGGACGGACCGTCGCCACCATGTGGCAGGCGCTGAAGTACGCGTTACCGGCCTTCCTCGCCCCGATCGCCTTCGTGCTCACCGGGCCGGGGGAGTACCTGCTCGGTCGGGGACCGGCGCTCGGTGTGCTCTGGACCGGTCTGGTCGCCTGCGCCGGCATCGCGGCACTCGCCACCGCGACCGGCGGCTGGGTGCTCGGCGTCGGACCGGTGAGCCGGCCGGGGCGGATCCTCGCCGTCCTCGCCGGCCTGCTCCTGCTCTACCTGCACCCGATCTCGATTCTGGCGGGCGGCGGGCTGCTCGCGGTGACCGTCGTCCTGGCCCTCGCCCGCCGCCGCGCCGACCACCAGGCGGCCGACGGCGGAGCGGTCAGGTCAACGGCCCGGTCGACCCTGAGGTCGGACCGGTCACCCCGGAAGAAGGAGAGCTCATGA
- a CDS encoding nitroreductase family protein, which yields MTDSGPAPQSPHGALGLFADEVLTTTRAVRKRLDLRRPVPRDVVEDCLRIALQAPSGRNRQRWDFVFVEDPQTRASVADLWRRGLMAPPPASGAARPAFSRMDFSSTQWSRIAGSLQHLAEHLHEVPLLLIPCLRVESRAELDSVRGQAGAWGSVIPAFWSFMLAARERGLGTAWTTSHLSYEREMGDLLGIPYDTVVQVALTPVAYTLGTDFKPGSRAEPAAFAHWDRW from the coding sequence ATGACCGACTCCGGACCAGCACCCCAGAGTCCGCACGGCGCGCTTGGTCTGTTCGCCGACGAGGTTCTCACCACGACCCGTGCCGTACGTAAGCGCCTCGACCTGCGGCGCCCCGTGCCGCGCGATGTGGTCGAGGATTGCCTCCGCATCGCCTTGCAGGCGCCTAGTGGTCGGAACAGACAACGTTGGGACTTCGTCTTTGTCGAAGACCCGCAGACCCGGGCATCCGTCGCCGATCTGTGGCGGCGCGGCCTGATGGCCCCGCCACCGGCCTCCGGAGCGGCCCGCCCTGCCTTCAGCCGCATGGACTTCTCCTCGACCCAGTGGAGTCGCATCGCGGGCAGCCTGCAACATCTCGCCGAACATCTTCATGAGGTTCCGTTGCTGCTCATCCCGTGTCTGCGCGTCGAGTCTCGCGCCGAACTCGATAGCGTTCGCGGGCAGGCCGGTGCATGGGGTTCGGTCATACCGGCGTTCTGGAGTTTCATGCTGGCCGCGCGTGAACGCGGGCTCGGCACCGCGTGGACGACGAGCCATCTCAGCTATGAGCGGGAGATGGGGGACCTACTCGGGATCCCTTACGACACCGTCGTGCAGGTAGCCCTCACACCGGTGGCCTACACCCTGGGAACGGACTTCAAGCCCGGTTCCCGTGCCGAACCGGCGGCGTTCGCCCACTGGGACCGTTGGTAG
- a CDS encoding TetR/AcrR family transcriptional regulator, with translation MTRRAAEVRLDALLRTACAVIKERGLANTRTADVAQAAGVSQALVFYHFSTKERLLAQAFAYAAEQDLARLDAVMRSSARPLEKLRKILKLYAPSGRAKSWGMWIDGWSESLRTPELEKVSRRLDLRWKEDLTDIIAAGVEDGVFVCDDPAGAAWRINALIDGLAVQSAVHDRVITRRQLSDWVRLATARELGLAPEQLEG, from the coding sequence GTGACAAGACGCGCGGCCGAGGTCCGCCTAGATGCGCTGCTGCGTACCGCCTGTGCGGTGATCAAGGAGCGCGGGTTGGCCAACACCCGTACCGCCGATGTGGCCCAGGCCGCCGGGGTGAGTCAGGCGCTGGTCTTCTACCACTTCTCCACGAAGGAACGGCTGCTCGCACAGGCGTTCGCGTACGCCGCCGAGCAGGATCTGGCCCGACTCGACGCGGTGATGCGCTCGTCGGCCCGACCGTTGGAGAAGCTCCGGAAGATTCTCAAGCTCTACGCACCGAGCGGTCGGGCGAAGTCGTGGGGGATGTGGATCGACGGCTGGTCCGAGTCACTGCGGACGCCGGAGTTGGAGAAGGTCTCCCGCCGGCTCGACCTGCGCTGGAAGGAAGACCTCACCGACATCATCGCGGCCGGTGTCGAGGACGGGGTATTCGTCTGCGACGATCCGGCCGGTGCCGCCTGGCGGATCAACGCGCTGATCGACGGGCTCGCCGTGCAGTCCGCGGTCCACGATCGGGTGATCACCCGACGGCAGCTCTCCGACTGGGTGCGGCTCGCCACCGCCCGCGAACTCGGCCTGGCCCCCGAGCAACTGGAGGGCTAG
- a CDS encoding TAXI family TRAP transporter solute-binding subunit, with protein MNRATKAVATLAAVGLGLAGLVGCGGRQDGASTDAGGDVSCEVGADTRIGIATGNATGVYFALGNAYAEQVTTATDGKVKASAAETGASVQNIQQLVAGSYAVAFSLADTAADAVAGKGSFEGQAQPVQALSRIYTNYTQVVVRTGAGITSVAGMKGKRISTGSPKSGTEVIAHRLLQAAGLDPASDIQAQRLDLTKTVDGMKDGSIDAFFWSGGLPTPGITDLLTTSRDQVAFLDITPLLPEMKKVNPVYEAGTIPATTYGTPAEVRTIVVPNLLLVKNDLDANLVCVLTRALFDRKPQLEQANAAAREISLETARNTDPVPLHRGASKALDDLTEAK; from the coding sequence ATGAACCGTGCCACCAAGGCCGTCGCGACCCTCGCGGCGGTCGGTCTCGGCCTGGCCGGCCTGGTCGGTTGCGGCGGCCGGCAGGACGGGGCCAGCACCGACGCTGGCGGCGACGTCAGCTGCGAGGTCGGGGCGGACACCCGGATCGGCATCGCCACCGGCAATGCCACCGGCGTCTACTTCGCGCTCGGCAACGCCTACGCCGAGCAGGTCACCACCGCGACCGACGGCAAGGTCAAGGCGAGCGCGGCGGAGACCGGCGCCTCGGTCCAGAACATCCAGCAGTTGGTCGCCGGGAGCTACGCGGTCGCGTTCTCGCTCGCCGACACGGCGGCCGACGCGGTAGCGGGCAAGGGCAGCTTCGAGGGGCAGGCTCAGCCGGTGCAGGCGCTCTCCCGGATCTACACCAACTACACCCAGGTGGTGGTCCGTACCGGCGCCGGCATCACCTCGGTCGCCGGGATGAAGGGCAAGCGGATCTCCACCGGTTCCCCGAAGTCGGGCACCGAAGTGATCGCCCACCGGCTGCTACAGGCCGCCGGTCTCGACCCGGCATCGGACATCCAGGCCCAGCGGCTCGACCTGACCAAGACCGTCGACGGCATGAAGGACGGCTCGATCGACGCTTTCTTCTGGTCCGGCGGCCTCCCCACCCCCGGCATCACCGACCTGCTCACCACCAGCCGCGACCAGGTCGCCTTTCTCGACATCACCCCGCTGCTGCCCGAGATGAAGAAGGTCAACCCGGTGTACGAGGCGGGCACCATCCCGGCCACGACCTACGGCACCCCCGCCGAGGTACGGACCATCGTGGTGCCGAACCTGCTGCTGGTGAAGAACGACCTCGACGCGAATCTGGTCTGCGTACTGACCAGGGCGCTCTTCGACCGGAAGCCGCAGTTGGAGCAGGCCAACGCGGCGGCCAGGGAGATCAGCCTGGAGACCGCCCGCAACACCGACCCGGTTCCGCTGCACCGGGGCGCGAGCAAGGCGCTGGACGACCTCACCGAGGCGAAGTAG
- a CDS encoding MFS transporter — protein MTLAICSALLVEGMSSSSINVQVGAIRDDMGLTGTQLQLVAGSFLVAYAAFLPVAGRLVDIRDKRRVFQAGILLFSLGCVVCAAAAGSWTLVLGRVIQGAGAALSTPAALALITTGLSPGPKRNRAIGIFSAMGSVGFSLGLVVPGLVVADLGWRLSFLLYLPLTIVVLLVTLRLAPADVDAEGKADIAGAFSLTVALMLLVSAVGGVGTTAPMWIALQLAGATACALFYRHRTTRTGRLIPVDVLRSRRVIAYCLALAAVFAGIVTSMYLISLSLQTDRGYDAFDAGLALVPQSIANAAAAALGARLVTRIGAARVLLAGMVLITGGLAYLGLVGMDRSYATGILTAIVVIGVGVAMCYPAASIGAVDDVAAVHRGVASGLLVMCQNIGGALGLALATATEVVPAPGQATDTALGMFVSAAFLVIGGLAAFVVSRRRPAPSRPSPRPHSGDAELARLTEDPR, from the coding sequence ATGACGCTGGCAATCTGCTCGGCGCTCCTCGTGGAGGGCATGAGTTCGTCGAGCATCAACGTGCAGGTCGGCGCCATTCGCGACGACATGGGGCTCACCGGCACACAGCTCCAACTCGTCGCCGGTTCGTTCCTGGTCGCCTACGCCGCGTTCCTGCCGGTGGCCGGGCGCCTGGTCGACATCCGTGACAAGCGCCGCGTGTTCCAGGCCGGGATTCTGCTGTTCAGCCTCGGCTGCGTCGTGTGCGCCGCCGCGGCCGGCAGCTGGACGCTCGTCCTCGGCCGGGTGATCCAGGGCGCGGGAGCGGCGCTGAGCACTCCGGCGGCCCTCGCGCTGATCACCACCGGCCTGTCGCCCGGGCCGAAGCGGAACCGGGCGATCGGCATCTTCAGCGCGATGGGTTCGGTCGGTTTCTCGTTGGGCCTGGTGGTGCCCGGCCTGGTCGTCGCGGACCTCGGCTGGCGTCTCAGCTTCCTGCTCTACCTCCCGCTCACCATCGTGGTGCTGCTGGTGACCCTGCGGCTGGCGCCGGCCGACGTCGACGCCGAGGGCAAGGCCGACATCGCCGGCGCGTTCTCCCTCACCGTCGCGCTGATGCTGCTGGTGAGCGCGGTGGGTGGCGTCGGCACCACCGCTCCGATGTGGATCGCGCTCCAGCTTGCCGGTGCCACCGCCTGCGCCCTCTTCTACCGGCACCGCACCACCCGCACCGGTCGCCTCATCCCGGTCGACGTGCTCCGTTCCCGCCGGGTGATCGCCTACTGCCTGGCGCTGGCCGCGGTCTTCGCTGGCATCGTCACCTCGATGTACCTGATCAGCCTGTCCCTGCAGACCGACCGGGGCTACGACGCGTTCGACGCCGGGCTGGCGCTGGTGCCACAGAGCATCGCCAACGCGGCTGCCGCGGCCCTCGGCGCCCGCCTGGTCACCCGGATCGGCGCGGCACGGGTGCTGTTGGCCGGCATGGTCTTGATCACCGGTGGCCTCGCCTACCTCGGGTTGGTCGGAATGGACCGTTCCTACGCCACCGGCATCCTCACGGCGATCGTGGTAATCGGCGTTGGCGTCGCCATGTGCTACCCCGCCGCCTCGATCGGCGCGGTGGACGACGTCGCTGCCGTTCATCGCGGCGTGGCCTCCGGTCTTCTTGTCATGTGCCAGAACATCGGTGGCGCGCTTGGGCTCGCCCTGGCCACCGCCACCGAGGTAGTACCCGCACCAGGACAGGCGACCGACACTGCGTTGGGCATGTTCGTCTCCGCAGCCTTCCTGGTGATCGGCGGCCTGGCGGCGTTCGTCGTCAGCCGCCGCCGCCCTGCTCCATCTCGCCCGTCCCCTCGTCCCCACAGCGGTGACGCGGAGCTAGCACGTCTCACGGAGGACCCAAGATGA
- a CDS encoding TIGR03086 family metal-binding protein encodes MDLLQTYRRSLSEFTDRVAQVGYDQWPTPTPCANWDVRTLVNHVVGEDRWTVPLLSGATVEQVGDRFAGDLLGADPAGAAQDAAAAAEQAASEAGALDRTVHLSFGLTPASEYLRQLLAEHLVHGWDLAVAIGVEPKLDPEAVRECIRWFTERSGMYRQGGLVSPAVHVPENASEQDRLVAAFGRDPDWAPGD; translated from the coding sequence ATGGACCTGCTGCAGACGTACCGGCGCAGCCTGAGCGAGTTCACCGACCGGGTCGCCCAGGTCGGGTACGACCAGTGGCCCACGCCCACGCCGTGCGCGAACTGGGACGTACGGACACTGGTCAACCACGTGGTCGGCGAGGACCGCTGGACCGTACCGCTGCTCTCCGGTGCCACCGTCGAACAGGTCGGCGACCGGTTCGCCGGCGACCTGCTGGGGGCGGATCCGGCCGGTGCCGCGCAGGACGCCGCGGCAGCGGCCGAGCAGGCGGCGAGCGAGGCCGGCGCGCTGGACCGGACGGTGCACCTGTCGTTCGGGCTGACGCCGGCCAGCGAGTACCTGCGCCAGTTGCTCGCCGAGCATCTGGTGCACGGCTGGGACCTGGCGGTGGCGATCGGGGTGGAGCCGAAACTGGACCCCGAGGCGGTCCGCGAGTGTATCCGGTGGTTCACCGAGCGGTCGGGGATGTACCGGCAGGGCGGGCTGGTCTCGCCGGCGGTGCACGTACCGGAGAATGCCAGTGAGCAGGACCGGTTGGTGGCCGCGTTCGGGCGGGACCCGGACTGGGCTCCGGGCGACTGA
- a CDS encoding ThuA domain-containing protein: MTQPIETIIFTGEGPYADPWHPLADTSAKIAEIVGDANSVATVTSVSQLDAALDGVGLLVVNASANRSTPIAEDDDFARILDAFLARGGNLLATHSATIAFPRLPIWRSTIGAVWDYDRTFHPPIGQTLIRRSGLEHPIVDGLGDFEVYDERFTNLDLVDRGSEPLYVHEESGATHPLVWARTVGASRVVYDGLGHDLRSYESPGHVELLRRVASWLRHRI, translated from the coding sequence ATGACGCAGCCCATCGAAACCATCATCTTCACCGGCGAAGGCCCGTACGCCGACCCGTGGCACCCTCTGGCTGACACCAGCGCGAAGATCGCCGAGATCGTCGGCGACGCAAACTCCGTGGCGACCGTGACGTCTGTCAGTCAACTCGACGCCGCCCTCGACGGTGTCGGCCTGCTGGTAGTCAACGCAAGCGCCAACCGCTCCACACCGATTGCCGAGGATGACGACTTTGCTCGCATCCTTGACGCCTTCCTCGCCCGTGGCGGCAACCTTCTCGCCACCCACAGTGCGACAATCGCCTTCCCGCGCCTGCCAATCTGGCGGTCCACGATCGGCGCCGTCTGGGACTACGACAGGACCTTCCACCCGCCGATCGGCCAGACCCTAATTCGGCGTAGCGGCCTCGAACATCCGATCGTCGATGGACTCGGCGACTTCGAGGTCTACGACGAGCGCTTCACCAACCTGGATCTGGTCGACCGTGGCAGTGAGCCGCTCTACGTCCACGAGGAGAGCGGCGCCACCCACCCGCTCGTCTGGGCGCGCACCGTCGGGGCCAGCCGGGTGGTCTACGACGGTCTCGGTCACGACCTCAGGTCGTACGAGTCGCCTGGCCACGTCGAACTACTCAGGCGCGTCGCATCCTGGCTCCGGCACCGCATCTGA
- a CDS encoding ArsR/SmtB family transcription factor, translated as MRALHHPDLAAVDLATLFSALADPVRLSVVRQLAQSGGVVCGKFEALSEVSMSTLSHHLKVLREAGILRVTPNGSFRRHELRADEINDRFPGLLPAVTANLGISQTAGALA; from the coding sequence ATGAGAGCCCTGCATCATCCCGACCTCGCCGCAGTCGACCTGGCCACGCTGTTCAGCGCGCTCGCCGACCCGGTCCGCTTGAGCGTCGTACGGCAGTTGGCGCAGTCGGGTGGTGTCGTGTGCGGGAAATTCGAGGCGCTGTCGGAGGTGAGCATGTCAACCCTCTCGCACCATCTGAAGGTCCTGCGTGAGGCCGGTATCCTCCGAGTCACGCCCAACGGGAGTTTCCGCCGTCACGAATTGCGTGCCGACGAGATCAATGACCGGTTCCCCGGGCTGCTTCCTGCGGTCACCGCCAACCTCGGCATCTCCCAGACCGCGGGAGCACTGGCATGA
- a CDS encoding S8 family peptidase has translation MTAVPARRRWLTAVSTVAITVVVTAGTGAPSTAAPQPGGEIHRAGGATAVPDSYIVLLRDPAASGRIALRADAGTEATRLARRYGGTLDRVYRAAVRGFEVRLPAPAAHRLAADPAVAHVEQNHLVPLAAGVQLNPPSWGLDRIDQRQLPLDQRYAYPNTAPNVHAYVIDTGIRATHVDFGGSVSGGYDAVDGALPADDCNGHGTHLAGTVGGQSYGVAKDVRLVPVRVLGCTGSGSFAQVIAGIDWTTANAVKPAVANLAIGGSASAALDAAVTNSINSGITYAVPSGGSATNACAFSPARVPAALTVAGTTPADARVSSANYGACVDIFAPGQGITSTWHTGNTATATISGSSASAHVAGCAALVLSAHPTWTAAQVAAHLITQATPGIVANPGAGSPNRLLYCGP, from the coding sequence ATGACCGCCGTACCCGCCCGCCGACGCTGGCTGACCGCCGTCAGCACCGTCGCCATCACCGTTGTCGTCACCGCCGGAACCGGCGCACCGTCGACCGCCGCGCCCCAGCCCGGCGGGGAGATCCACCGGGCCGGCGGCGCGACCGCCGTACCGGACAGCTACATCGTGCTACTGCGTGACCCGGCAGCGTCCGGTCGCATCGCGTTGCGCGCCGACGCCGGCACCGAGGCCACCCGCCTCGCCCGCCGCTACGGCGGCACCCTCGACCGGGTCTACCGCGCCGCGGTGCGCGGCTTCGAGGTACGGCTACCAGCGCCGGCCGCCCACCGCCTCGCCGCTGACCCGGCCGTCGCGCACGTCGAACAGAACCATCTGGTCCCGCTCGCCGCCGGGGTGCAACTCAACCCGCCCTCGTGGGGGCTGGACCGGATCGACCAGCGTCAACTGCCACTGGACCAGCGGTACGCCTACCCGAACACGGCGCCGAACGTGCACGCGTACGTCATCGACACCGGCATCCGGGCCACCCATGTCGACTTCGGCGGCTCCGTCTCCGGCGGGTACGACGCCGTCGACGGGGCGCTGCCGGCAGACGACTGCAACGGTCACGGCACCCACCTCGCCGGCACCGTCGGCGGCCAGTCGTACGGTGTCGCCAAGGACGTACGACTGGTCCCGGTACGGGTGCTCGGCTGCACCGGCAGCGGCAGTTTCGCCCAGGTCATCGCCGGCATCGACTGGACCACCGCGAACGCGGTCAAGCCGGCGGTCGCGAACCTCGCCATCGGCGGCAGCGCCAGCGCGGCGCTCGACGCGGCCGTGACGAACTCGATCAACTCGGGCATCACCTACGCCGTACCGTCGGGTGGCTCGGCCACGAACGCGTGCGCTTTCTCACCCGCCCGGGTGCCGGCGGCCCTGACCGTCGCCGGCACCACGCCGGCCGACGCCCGGGTCAGCTCCGCCAACTACGGCGCCTGCGTGGACATTTTCGCCCCCGGCCAGGGGATCACCTCCACCTGGCACACCGGCAACACCGCCACCGCGACGATCAGCGGCAGCTCGGCCTCCGCGCATGTCGCGGGCTGTGCCGCACTGGTCCTCTCGGCCCACCCCACCTGGACCGCCGCCCAGGTGGCCGCTCACCTGATCACCCAGGCGACACCGGGGATCGTCGCCAACCCCGGTGCCGGCTCGCCCAACCGTCTTCTCTACTGCGGTCCCTGA